DNA from Prunus persica cultivar Lovell chromosome G6, Prunus_persica_NCBIv2, whole genome shotgun sequence:
AGACCCGTGGATCCCTTAAAGGGTCCCCAAGGACTGATCTGCAAGCCTTTACCACTTAGACCAGCCTGAGAGCTTTCTTTGATCCTTAAGGAACTTTCTtcagttttcttcttcctcttatcCTCAAGGTATCTGCTTGCTTCAGCAGCTGTCCTACAGCCAGCAGTTCTAGCATCCTGCATAATGAATGCAAAGCAGAAGCCATACAACATGAGCTTGTTAGTCATGTTAACTGTGGGAAGCCATGGTGCTTTTTACTTAGAACGATGTAAAACCATGCGACAAGCATAATGTCACCCTTGTCAATCACTTAATCTAGTGTTGTTACCATTACTTACTGAACTGGAGCAACCAACAGTCATAGTATATACCATGTATAGAGGGAAATAAGGTAACAGAAATAGAAGTCAAGTGTGAGGCATGCATCAGACCTGAAGATCTAGTATCCTTTTGAAAATCTGTTGTTCCTTAATGATATTCTTGAGCAATTCCTTCTGCTCTTCATTTGAGTGGAACCGCATGAAAATCTTGAAGCGGTgatatatttctctctcttcggGTGAGAGGTTCTTGTCAAAAGGGTCAGGGTATAGCAGATTTCTTTCAAGTTTGAAATCCTTCCTATGTTTCCTCTCATCCAGTCTGCCAAAATTCCCACATATTATTTGAGTATATGTAGGGAAACAAGGGAAACTTAGACAGCAAGCCTatctcttttttataattaggGTATTACTTATATGAAAGTATGCATGACGATTGAAGGATTAGGTTAAAGAAATTCCTCTGAACCTAACGAAAATAATCACTGAGGTATTTCTTATATGAAAGTATGCATGATGAGTTAGGAAGAAGAGCATAATAAGACGAGCAAGCGAAGGTAGGCATTCCCGCTAAAAGAAATAatagggaaaaaaataaagagaaaaagaaagtggtCACTAAGTCACTTGAAGAAGGTGTCAAATTGCCCTAATTTGATTTTGGAAATCCCTAACCCTAGCCCCTAACAGCCTTTCCCTCCATATCTCTCTCAGCCTCAGCAATGCCACCACCGCCACCAACACAGCCTTCTCTCATTCATTAGGCCTTTGTCAGCATCATCTCTGCTCGGTAattatttctctttgtttgttAGTGTTCATTGAAAAGTTGGCAAATTTTTGCATAGATGGGATTAGTCGGGCACCAATTTTTTAGATAATTGTGGTTGTGAAGTGATAGCTAGTTGGTTGCTTGGTTGAACCCATCTGGTCAGCCAATTCTCTTTGCTCTTTATTGATATGTGAGCATTCACAGTGATTGCCTTTGCTTAGACTTAATTGTTCACCTTGATTTAGCACACTGTAGAATGTAGGTTTTCTCTTTGCTAAGtgttaagttttttttctttttcttctgttgtCTCTTGATATCTATTAAGTTAATTGTATCATAAACGTTTTTTATATTACATGTTCAGAAATGGTGGGACTATCCATAGGAGAAAAGCATTTTATACAGGGTGGCATTGCTCAGGATCTTCGATCTGATGGCCGAAAAAGATTGACAATTCGGCCCATCTATGTTGAAACTGGAGTCATTTCCCAGGTTAATATTCTTTCATATGTTTCTTTTGAAAGgatgttccttttttttttttttttttttgccttgttTTGCCTAAACcaggttttgaattttcaagtaTAGATTTTCCTGGGTGACGTGAAATTTTACTTACTTTGTTATAATCCCTGTTCTTGATGGCGTCCATGCAGGCAAATGGTTCAGCAAGGGTCAGGATGGGTGCCACAGATGTCATTGCCTGTGTGAAGGTATCATTTAGTCTTGGTCTTAAGCTCATACTAGTGCTTTTAGAATGTTATGACTAAATTTATGTTGTTTGTTAGTCTAATTATTTAAATAGCACCTGCTGTTCTTAATATCATATTTTCTGGTAAATTTGAATGAGTGCAGGCAGAACTTGGAAGGCCGAATGCGTTGCAACCTGACAAAGGAAAGGTCGTTGTGAATGTTGATTGCAGTCCCACTGCAGCACCAATGTTTGAGGTTAACAAGTATTATCCGCTTCCTTCTCATGTTTTACTTTGTAATTTGAGGCTTACATCTTGGTTTCTGCAAGATCCTGTAGAAAGTATAACTATTGATTTAGTGGAATTCATGCTCTGATACAATATGAGGGAACTAAATATCGTATTCTGCTCATTTTTTGTCTATTCTTCTAATCCTATTAGGAAATCTGAACTTTTCTTGTTGGTGTACGTTGCAAAGGTTGAATGTCTATTTTTCCTTTGCAGGACCTATgtgtttattctttttgtaATGCTGTTGTTTTGTTACATTTCTACAGGGTAGAGGGGGTGAGGAGCTGTCAGCAGAACTCTCAGTTGCTCTTCAACGTTGTCTCTTGGGTGGTAAAAGTGGATCTGGTCTGTATTCTTATTGAAGAGCTAAGCATAATAAATTTGTTGTGACATTTATGTATTATCTCTTTTGGCAATTCATATTTCTCAGTTGTACATGCATTTTCATATAACTGCAAAGTCgataatatatatagatgtcTTTGTTTCTCCCAGGTGCTGGAATTGATCTCTCCTCTCTGGTAGTTGTGGAAGGAAAGATCTGTTGGGATCTTTACATCGATGGCCTTGTTGTTAGTTCAGATGGGAATCTGCTAGATGCCCTTGGTGCTGCTATTAAGGTACTTGATAATTCTTATTGGTTTTGACAtgcttaattaatttctgTTCTGCAAATAAGGACAACTGAAGAGTTTTCTGGCTGTTGGTAAAGTTTAGTATTATGTGGCCAAAGAAAATTCCAGTGGCATGACTTATCTTTTAAAGAAactgatgttccccaaggcTGCTTTGAGCAATACAGGCATCCCAAAAGTAAATGTTGCAGCTGGTGCATCAGGCGATGAGCAACCAGAGGTTGACGTAAGCGATGAGGAATTTCTGCAATTTGACACATCTAGGGTCCCTGTCATAGTTACATTAACAAAGGTGACATGATTTAACCATCTCTTCTGTCCTTCTGCAAACTGCAAATGTTT
Protein-coding regions in this window:
- the LOC18771990 gene encoding exosome complex component RRP42; the protein is MVGLSIGEKHFIQGGIAQDLRSDGRKRLTIRPIYVETGVISQANGSARVRMGATDVIACVKAELGRPNALQPDKGKVVVNVDCSPTAAPMFEGRGGEELSAELSVALQRCLLGGKSGSGAGIDLSSLVVVEGKICWDLYIDGLVVSSDGNLLDALGAAIKAALSNTGIPKVNVAAGASGDEQPEVDVSDEEFLQFDTSRVPVIVTLTKVGRHYIVDATSEEESQMCLAVSISINRQGHICGLTKRGGAGLDPSIILDMISVAKTVSEQLINTLDSHIAAAEAGEEES